Below is a genomic region from Dehalococcoides mccartyi.
ATCCAGCCCGGCGGGTTTCTTTCCGCTATGAGTATAAACCTGCCAGCCGCTGCCTTCACGTTTAGCATCAACAGCCACTACAATACACTGCCGGCCGAATTTTTCAGCTCCCCGGCTTATCAAATCCGGGGTAGATACGGCTGCCGAATTTATAGAGACCTTGTCAGCTCCGGCCCGAAGCAGAGTATTCATATCCGCAATGCTCCGCAAACCGCCGCCCACACACAGAGGTATAAAAACCTCCTTAGATACCTGCTCTACCACCTCGGCCATAGTCTTGCGTTCTTCGGTAGTAGCTGAAATATCTAAAAACACCAGTTCGTCAGCACCTTCGCGGTAGTAACGCGCCGCCAGTTCCACCGGGTCACCGGCATCACGCAGATTTACAAAACTGGTACCTTTAACTACCCGTCCGTTATTCACATCTAAACATGGAATAACCCGTTTATTCAGCATGCAGTAGCTTCCTTTTGCGCCTTGATGGGATTTTTCAAGCTGCCCACTACCGGAACACCGCCAACGGGCAACCAGACTTTATCCAGTTCCGGTTGCACCAACCGGATAGCAGACTCTTCTGACGAAATAAACAGCTTTGACTGATATTCACCCACTACCATGGGTCGCAGACGTATACGGTCTGTCATACCTATCATTTCGCCGGTATGGGCCACAATGACTGTAAACGGACCATTTAAAAGCAAACCGCCGTAAATCTGGCGAAGAGTAGTCATAATCTTGCGTTCGTGTTCCGGCAAACGGGCTATCTGATTCCAGAGAGGCGCAGACATTACTTTAGCCGCCAGCTCAATAGACAGACCGTGCTTACGCATAAGCAGGTCTACCGCGTAGGCTACTACTTCGGTATCGGTTTCCATAGTGCATTTGTATCCGTACTGCTCCAGAAAACGCTTGTTTATGCCATAGGAAGAAATCTCCCCGTTATGCACCACTGTCCAGTCCAGCAGGCAGAACGGGTGAGCACCTCCCCACCAGCCTTTGGTATTGGTAGGAAAGCGTCCATGAGTAGTCCACAGATAACCTTCGTATTCTTCCAGGCGGAAAAAGCGCCCGATATCCTCAGGATAGCCCACACCCTTAAAGACACCCATGTTTTTGCCGCTTGAGAACACAAAGGCATCATCTATGCAGGTGTTTATGTACATTACGCGGTCTACCACGTAATCTTCTTCAATAAATTTGCCGCATTTTTCAGGGCTGACCGAGGCAAAATACCGCCAGACAATGGGCGGGTTGGTAATTCCCTGCTGGTCACGGGTAGGAACTTCTTCCTTGTATTTCAGATTAAAAAAGCTTTCCAGAAAACACTCTGTTTCCGTTTTAGCCTGCTGGCTGAGAAACATGATATGGAAAGCGTATTCTTCAGCAAAATCAGGGTAAATTCCGTAAGCGGCAAAGCCGCCGCCCAGACCGTTTCCACGGTCATGCATACTGCCGATGGCAGTAATCAAATCAGCCCCGGAGAAACGCCCCCCGGAGGTATCCATCATCCCGAAAAGCGAACAGGCATCTATAACCTTGCTGTCCGAATGGCTATTGCTTACTCTAGTTAAGTCTCTCATGGAAATCTCCTGCTAATGCTTGAAATCAGCCGGGGCTACCCTGCCCGAAGTATTGCCATGAAGGTGTTCTTCACGGCTGTCAGCCGGCAGATAGGCCAGACCAAAATTCTCATTAAGTATGTTATCTTTAATGGGGCGTACATCACTCTGGTCACGCATAAGGCCGAATATAATACCGGCGGTATCCGTTTCGCCCAGGGTCAGCATGCCCACAATCTTGCCTTGTTCATTTAAAACCAGTTTCTTGTATCCGTTGGCGGTGAGTGCCGAAAGAACTTCAAGACCACTGGCATCCGGCGGCAATACCGACATACCAGCAGTGGCAATATCCATGCCGAAGTAGTTAAGAGAATTCATCACTGTACCGCCGTGATAGGTGGTAACCATACCGGCCATATTGTAACCGGCTATCCGCCCGCCTATATAAGCATTAGGCCAGATAGGAGTAACCCGGCGGCTGTTATAGATAAAATCAAAAGACTCACAAGCATCACCGCAGGCATATACATCAGGGTTGCTGGTACGCATATTGTCATTTACCACCACCCCGCGGTTAACTTCCAGACCGGCGGCTTTAAACAGTTCTGTCCGGGGAATAACACCGATGGCTATTACCAGCATCTGGCTTTCTATCTGATGACCGTTGTCCAGCTCCACCCCGGCAACCTTGTGCAAACCCAGTACTTTACTCACAGTCCGTCCGGTGTTCAATTTTACACCATAAGAAGTAACTGTCTGAGCAGCTATCTTGCCGGCTGCTTCATCCAGAATAGTATTCAGGATATGGCCTTTAAGCTCAATAATATCTACTTCAATACCCAGCTTAGTGAGGGCATCCGCGGCACTCATGCCAATAAGACCACCGCCTATGATAACAGCCTTCTTTACATTTTCGGCCTTTACATAGCTGTCTATCAAAGAGGCGTCTTTCATGTTTATAAAGTTAAAAACACCCGCCTTGTTTGACCCGTCAATCAGCGGTACAATGGGTTTGCCGCCGGGGGCAAGCAAGAGTTTGCCGTAACCAATCTTTTCCCCGTTTGAAAGGCTGACCTCATGGGCAGCAGTATCCACCGCTTCCACTTTGGTATCAGTCAGACAGGTAATATTGTTATTAGCATAAAATTCCGGACGGCGGAAAAGTATTTTTTCCACGTTTTTTTGTCCGGAAAGATACTTGGCTATCATGGGGCGCGAATAAGCCAGATAAGGCTCTTCCCCCGCTATGACAATAGAACCGTCACGGTCCACTTCCCGAATAGCCTCTGCCGCGCCTATACCGCCGGCAGAACATCCTACAATCAAATAATCGGCTTTCATTTTTTATCTCCCAGAGCCATCTTAAAAAAGTTTTGATATAACTTTAAGCCGTAGCTACCGCTCTTTTCCGGATGGAACTGGGTAGCGATAAGGCGTTTACTGATAACCAGACTGCAAAAATCCACTCCGTAGTCTGTGGTTGCCCCTATAATATGTTTGTCAGCAGGGCTGGCATAATAACTGTGGACAAAATAAAAATCAGCCCCGTCAGGTATACCCTCAAATATGGGGTGTGAAACCCGCTGCTTGAGCTGATTCCAACCCATCTGGGGTATCTTTACCCCGTCAGGCAGGCGTTTTACTTTGCCTTTCAAAATACCAAGACACTTTGCTTTATTCCCCTCTTCGGTGGAGTCAAAAAGCACCTGCATACCCACGCATATAGCCAGCAGGGGGATATCTCTCTTTACCAGCTCTTTTATAGCTTCATCCAGCCCCTTTGCCTTCAGCCCGGCAACCGTATCAGCCGCCGCACCCACTCCGGGCAGGATAACTGCCTGAGCAGAAAGAAGCTCCTTTGGGTCTGAAGTCAGGGTAAACTCATATCCCAAAGCATATATGGCATTCGCCACACTCTTTAGGTTACCCCCTCCGTAATCAACAAGCGCAATCATCGTTTTACCAGCCTTTTAGCCGTCAACCAGCCCCAAGGCTTCATTTGGGCAGTTAGCTACACAGGCGGGTATTTCTTTACCGCCGCACAGATCACACTTGAGAATCACATGGTTTGCCTTGTCTTTTATAAGAGCACTGTTCGGGCAGGCCACAATGCATGTCCAACAGCCGATACATCTTTCAGGATCACTGGACACAATACCCGTTATAGGGTCACGGGTCATAGCCCCGCTGATGCAGGAATAAGCGCACCATGGCTCGTCACAGTGACGGCAGGGAACGGAGAAACTTATCTCACCCTTGCGTTCAACCCGTATTCTGGGTTTCTGATTTTCCTTTTTGACGGCCTTTATAACGTCATGGGAGACTGAGTGTTCGGTCTGACAGGCTACACGGCACAGGCCGCAGCCCATACAAAGTTCTTCTTTAATTTGTACCCTTTTCATACTTACCCCTACATACGGTATATAACTTCCGTATTTATATAAATTAGCACTTAGATAATCGCTTGTCAAATATCTGGCAAGCTAAATCAATGTAATTAATACATTATTATTTCGCAATCATTTCGCCTGTATTACACCAGTAGTTCCCAGCCAAGAGTATGTTCTGCTAGTATTTTTAAGCCTATTAAGACCAGCACCAACCCGCCTGCTATACCAACCCAACGGCTGGCAAAATGGCCGATACGGTTGCCCAGTTTAAAACCCATAAAGCTAACCGCG
It encodes:
- a CDS encoding NAD(P)/FAD-dependent oxidoreductase codes for the protein MKADYLIVGCSAGGIGAAEAIREVDRDGSIVIAGEEPYLAYSRPMIAKYLSGQKNVEKILFRRPEFYANNNITCLTDTKVEAVDTAAHEVSLSNGEKIGYGKLLLAPGGKPIVPLIDGSNKAGVFNFINMKDASLIDSYVKAENVKKAVIIGGGLIGMSAADALTKLGIEVDIIELKGHILNTILDEAAGKIAAQTVTSYGVKLNTGRTVSKVLGLHKVAGVELDNGHQIESQMLVIAIGVIPRTELFKAAGLEVNRGVVVNDNMRTSNPDVYACGDACESFDFIYNSRRVTPIWPNAYIGGRIAGYNMAGMVTTYHGGTVMNSLNYFGMDIATAGMSVLPPDASGLEVLSALTANGYKKLVLNEQGKIVGMLTLGETDTAGIIFGLMRDQSDVRPIKDNILNENFGLAYLPADSREEHLHGNTSGRVAPADFKH
- the hisF gene encoding imidazole glycerol phosphate synthase subunit HisF codes for the protein MLNKRVIPCLDVNNGRVVKGTSFVNLRDAGDPVELAARYYREGADELVFLDISATTEERKTMAEVVEQVSKEVFIPLCVGGGLRSIADMNTLLRAGADKVSINSAAVSTPDLISRGAEKFGRQCIVVAVDAKREGSGWQVYTHSGKKPAGLDAVEWTIKAEALGAGEILLTSIDADGKNTGYDNELNREISSRLNIPVIASGGAGSPEDLYNALDKGQADAVLAASIFHYGRYTIAEVKQYLKSKGLPVRLEN
- a CDS encoding 4Fe-4S dicluster domain-containing protein encodes the protein MKRVQIKEELCMGCGLCRVACQTEHSVSHDVIKAVKKENQKPRIRVERKGEISFSVPCRHCDEPWCAYSCISGAMTRDPITGIVSSDPERCIGCWTCIVACPNSALIKDKANHVILKCDLCGGKEIPACVANCPNEALGLVDG
- a CDS encoding class II glutamine amidotransferase — translated: MRDLTRVSNSHSDSKVIDACSLFGMMDTSGGRFSGADLITAIGSMHDRGNGLGGGFAAYGIYPDFAEEYAFHIMFLSQQAKTETECFLESFFNLKYKEEVPTRDQQGITNPPIVWRYFASVSPEKCGKFIEEDYVVDRVMYINTCIDDAFVFSSGKNMGVFKGVGYPEDIGRFFRLEEYEGYLWTTHGRFPTNTKGWWGGAHPFCLLDWTVVHNGEISSYGINKRFLEQYGYKCTMETDTEVVAYAVDLLMRKHGLSIELAAKVMSAPLWNQIARLPEHERKIMTTLRQIYGGLLLNGPFTVIVAHTGEMIGMTDRIRLRPMVVGEYQSKLFISSEESAIRLVQPELDKVWLPVGGVPVVGSLKNPIKAQKEATAC
- the hisH gene encoding imidazole glycerol phosphate synthase subunit HisH, which codes for MIALVDYGGGNLKSVANAIYALGYEFTLTSDPKELLSAQAVILPGVGAAADTVAGLKAKGLDEAIKELVKRDIPLLAICVGMQVLFDSTEEGNKAKCLGILKGKVKRLPDGVKIPQMGWNQLKQRVSHPIFEGIPDGADFYFVHSYYASPADKHIIGATTDYGVDFCSLVISKRLIATQFHPEKSGSYGLKLYQNFFKMALGDKK